The Vitis vinifera cultivar Pinot Noir 40024 chromosome 12, ASM3070453v1 genome has a segment encoding these proteins:
- the LOC132254737 gene encoding uncharacterized protein LOC132254737, which translates to MDGDTSFLSVPVFNGDNYQAWAVRMTVHLEALDIWEAVEEDYEVPPLGDNQSINQMKIHRERKTTKAKAKACLFSAVSPSILTRIMQMEFAAEIWEYLKNEYQGNEGVQNMQVKRDKLDKKAEVGIFVGYNSQSKTYRVYMPHADKVIVSRDVKFMEDDKWSWDAKKNQNFKFLDENIDDIPLRGTKSLSNIYQRCNVAVFEPVGFNEAVEDKKGRVTMQEELNMIEKNNTWELVDRPTHKKAIGVKWVYRTKLNSDGSVNKHKAKLVVKGYAQMFGVDFSKTFAPVARLDTIRMLLVLDTQKGWKIYQLDVKSAFLNGYLKEEIFVEQPEGFAVKDKEDKVYQLKKALFGLKQAP; encoded by the exons ATGGATGGAGATACAAGCTTTCTGTCAGTACCAGTTTTCAATGGTGATAATTATCAAGCATGGGCTGTTAGAATGACAGTCCACCTTGAAGCTTTGGATATTTGGGAGGCAGTAGAAGAAGATTATGAAGTACCACCACTTGGAGACAATCAAAGTATCAATCAAATGAAGATTCACAGGGAAAGAAAAACAACGAAAGCGAAAGCCAAGGCCTGCCTCTTCTCCGCAGTTTCACCTTCCATTCTCACCAGAATCATGCAAATGGAGTTTGCTGCAGAAATCTGGGAGTATCTAAAAAATGAGTACCAGGGGAATGAAGGGGTGCAGAATATGCAG GTGAAACGGGACAAGTTGGATAAAAAGGCAGAAGTCGGGATTTTTGTAGGATACAACAGCCAATCAAAGACTTATAGAGTCTATATGCCTCATGCTGACAAAGTCATTGTTAGCAGAGATGTCAAATTCATGGAGGATGATAAATGGAGTTGGGATgctaaaaaaaatcagaattttaagtttcttgatgaaaatattgatgacaTTCCCTTAAGAGGCACCAAATCACTTTCTAATATTTATCAAAGGTGTAATGTGGCTGTGTTTGAGCCTGTAGGTTTTAATGAAGCCGTTGAGGATAAAAAAGGGAGGGTTACAATGCAGGAGGAACTCAACATGATAGAGAAAAACAACACTTGGGAGCTAGTTGACAGACCAACACATAAAAAGGCCATTGGTGTCAAGTGGGTTTATAGAACCAAACTCAATTCTGATGGTTCTGTAAACAAACATAAAGCCAAGTTGGTTGTCAAAGGTTATGCTCAAATGTTCGGTGtggatttttcaaaaacctttgCACCTGTAGCAAGGTTGGATACAATAAGGATGTTGCTAGTTTTGGATACTCAAAAGGGTTGGAAAATCTATCAGCTAGATGTAAAATCAGCTTTTCTAAATGGCTACCTTAAGGAGGAAATCTTTGTGGAGCAACCTGAAGGATTTGCAGTAAAAGACAAAGAAGACAAGGTTTATCAACTAAAGAAAGCCTTGTTTGGCTTGAAGCAAGCCCCTTGA